From Syntrophales bacterium, the proteins below share one genomic window:
- the scpB gene encoding SMC-Scp complex subunit ScpB: MEEKIAILEALIFASETPLAVERVVEIFPALKKPEILSLFQELAGEYERREGGISLQEVAGGFRFQTRIEMAPWVGKLKVVRPTSLSPSALETLAIIAYRQPVMKVEIDRIRGVDTGGALKGLLEKKLARIVGRKDVPGKPIIYGTSKKFLEVFNLKDLAELPTLREMKDFRPAGETEG; the protein is encoded by the coding sequence ATGGAAGAGAAAATCGCTATCCTGGAGGCGTTGATTTTTGCCTCGGAAACACCCCTTGCCGTCGAGAGGGTCGTCGAGATTTTCCCCGCTCTCAAGAAGCCTGAAATACTCAGTCTTTTTCAGGAACTGGCGGGGGAATATGAGAGGCGGGAAGGGGGCATCTCGCTTCAGGAGGTGGCAGGGGGTTTTCGTTTTCAGACAAGAATAGAAATGGCGCCCTGGGTCGGTAAATTGAAGGTGGTTCGTCCCACTTCCCTTTCTCCTTCCGCTCTGGAGACCCTGGCGATTATCGCCTATCGGCAGCCGGTTATGAAAGTGGAAATAGACCGGATCAGGGGCGTTGATACGGGCGGTGCACTGAAGGGGCTTTTAGAAAAAAAACTGGCAAGGATAGTAGGGAGAAAGGACGTTCCCGGAAAACCAATTATTTACGGAACATCGAAGAAATTCCTTGAGGTATTCAATTTGAAGGACCTTGCCGAATTGCCGACGCTTCGGGAAATGAAGGATTTTCGCCCTGCCGGGGAAACCGAAGGTTAG
- a CDS encoding rRNA pseudouridine synthase — MEERLQKILAGAGVSSRRAAERMISDGRISVNGVVVRQQGTKADADRDEIRVDGKLISCETEKVYIVLNKPSGYVTTLSDPEGRPIVTDLLSGVAERVFPVGRLDYDSEGLLLLTNDGDFAQCLQHPRFKVPKTYRVKIEGRLNRLELQSLEKGMELPDGKFAPSSVIMEKVNPKSTWLLLTIHDGRNRVIRRAFDSLGHSVTRLIRVSFGDLTLDSLGEGEWRALRHGEVGQLMAQSQAQKNSKKLA, encoded by the coding sequence ATGGAAGAACGATTGCAGAAGATTCTTGCCGGCGCCGGTGTCTCATCGCGACGCGCGGCGGAAAGAATGATCTCCGATGGCAGAATATCGGTAAACGGCGTAGTTGTACGCCAACAGGGAACGAAGGCTGATGCCGATCGTGATGAAATACGGGTGGACGGCAAGCTTATCTCCTGCGAAACGGAAAAGGTGTATATCGTTCTGAATAAACCGAGCGGGTATGTCACCACCCTGAGCGATCCGGAGGGAAGGCCGATCGTGACGGATCTGCTCAGTGGGGTTGCCGAGCGGGTGTTCCCGGTGGGACGTCTCGACTATGACTCAGAGGGGCTGCTCCTTTTGACCAATGATGGCGATTTTGCCCAGTGCCTTCAGCATCCCCGCTTCAAGGTTCCCAAAACCTACCGCGTCAAGATCGAAGGGCGTCTGAACAGGCTTGAACTGCAAAGCCTGGAAAAGGGAATGGAGCTTCCCGATGGGAAGTTTGCCCCGTCATCAGTCATTATGGAAAAGGTCAATCCGAAAAGCACCTGGCTGCTGCTTACCATCCATGATGGAAGAAATCGTGTAATAAGACGGGCCTTTGATTCGCTTGGCCATTCCGTTACCCGTCTGATCCGCGTCTCTTTTGGCGATCTTACCCTCGATTCTCTCGGCGAAGGCGAGTGGCGAGCCCTGCGTCATGGAGAAGTAGGACAGTTGATGGCCCAGTCCCAAGCGCAAAAAAACAGCAAAAAATTAGCTTGA
- a CDS encoding integration host factor subunit beta: MNKSELIEALSQKEELTEKLAMDVVNLVFDGFSEELAKGGRIEIRGFGSFVVREYDAYTGRNPKTGKSIKVSPKKLPFFKVGKELKERVDGRR; encoded by the coding sequence ATGAACAAATCAGAGCTTATCGAGGCGCTGAGCCAAAAGGAAGAATTAACTGAGAAACTGGCAATGGACGTGGTTAATCTCGTTTTCGACGGTTTTTCCGAGGAATTGGCGAAGGGCGGAAGAATTGAGATCCGGGGTTTCGGCAGTTTCGTTGTCCGAGAGTACGACGCTTACACCGGCAGAAATCCCAAGACAGGGAAAAGCATAAAGGTTTCCCCCAAGAAGCTGCCTTTCTTTAAAGTCGGCAAGGAACTCAAGGAAAGGGTTGACGGCAGACGTTAA
- the radC gene encoding DNA repair protein RadC, whose product MTNTVDEKDYNSGHRQRLKMKYIKAGIEALHDYEVVELLLTYAISRRDIKPLAKELLSRFGSLKGIIDAEPAELKKIDGISDHTAILFKLLKEGSALYLQQKAKEKPQISCTSELINFCRTILGGKRDEEFCVIYLDVQNQIIEFETLQKGTVNQATVYPRQVLENALRKKASAIILVHNHPSGHVRPSEADLRITKTISETARLLDINVHDHIIVGEDRFFSFREEGMLT is encoded by the coding sequence ATGACAAATACCGTGGATGAAAAAGATTACAACAGCGGCCATCGCCAGCGGCTCAAAATGAAATATATAAAGGCGGGGATAGAGGCACTCCACGATTACGAGGTCGTGGAGCTGCTTCTCACCTATGCGATTTCCCGCCGTGACATAAAACCGCTCGCCAAGGAGCTTTTGTCGCGGTTCGGCTCCCTGAAAGGGATTATTGATGCGGAGCCAGCGGAATTGAAGAAGATTGACGGCATAAGCGACCATACGGCAATCCTTTTTAAACTGCTTAAGGAGGGTTCCGCCTTGTATTTGCAGCAGAAGGCCAAAGAGAAGCCGCAGATTTCCTGCACCTCCGAGCTTATCAACTTCTGCCGGACGATCTTGGGAGGCAAAAGAGACGAAGAGTTCTGCGTTATCTATCTCGATGTGCAAAACCAGATAATAGAATTTGAAACGCTGCAGAAAGGAACGGTTAATCAGGCAACGGTATATCCCCGACAGGTGCTGGAAAATGCCCTCCGGAAAAAGGCCTCGGCTATCATCCTGGTACATAACCACCCGTCAGGACATGTGCGCCCCTCGGAGGCAGACCTGCGCATCACCAAAACAATCAGTGAAACAGCGCGGCTGCTCGACATCAACGTTCACGACCATATCATAGTCGGCGAAGACCGCTTCTTCAGTTTTCGCGAAGAGGGAATGCTGACCTGA
- a CDS encoding long-chain fatty acid--CoA ligase: MMDYQLLLRTFLLHAAKFFPKKEVVSIYPGNKIFRYTYADFFKRTCRLAHALQQLGVKRGDHVASLALNTHRHLELYFGVPCSGAVLHTTNFRLPLPHLVYIINHAEDKVLFIDEDLVFIIDAIKDQLTTVKHYVILSQTGKLPQTSLSPVHLYDDLIAPFPDSYDFPDNLSEHDPALICYTSATTGDPKGVVYSHRALVLHSYAAAVTLRVSEGDCALHIVPMFHANAWGGPFACVGFGCKQILPGRETINMEAICKAIADEKVTFTAGVPTIWLMLYNYLENGGKYDFSSLKTIVSGGSACPRFLMETLNEKYGFPIMQAYGMTEASPLAMVAAPKSTMTNLPMDKLYSVKSSAGLLATGLEMKIVNETGQEVKNDGKQWGEILLRGPWIADQYYKAPEISKKVFEGGWFHTGDIGTIDEDGYVYLVDRTKDLVKSGGEWISSVDLENLIMAHPAVAEAAVIGIPHSKWVERPLGCVVLNAGQSATAEELREFLRDKVKASWWIPDHFAFLDVIPKTSVGKFSKKELREMVATGRIMLPPE, from the coding sequence ATGATGGATTATCAGTTGTTACTGAGGACCTTTCTTTTACATGCGGCAAAATTTTTTCCCAAAAAGGAAGTGGTGTCCATTTATCCCGGCAATAAAATATTCCGTTATACCTATGCGGATTTCTTTAAACGCACCTGCCGCCTGGCGCACGCCCTTCAGCAGCTCGGGGTGAAACGCGGCGACCATGTGGCAAGTCTTGCGCTCAACACCCATCGTCACCTCGAATTGTATTTCGGCGTCCCTTGCAGTGGGGCTGTTCTGCATACAACAAACTTTCGCCTTCCCCTTCCGCATCTTGTTTACATTATCAACCACGCTGAAGACAAGGTGCTCTTCATCGACGAGGACCTGGTATTTATCATTGACGCCATCAAGGATCAGCTGACAACTGTCAAACATTACGTCATCCTTTCACAGACAGGCAAGCTGCCTCAAACCAGCCTCTCGCCGGTCCATCTATACGACGATCTCATCGCCCCTTTTCCGGACAGCTATGATTTCCCCGATAATTTGAGCGAACATGACCCGGCGCTGATCTGTTACACATCGGCAACTACCGGAGATCCCAAAGGAGTTGTCTATTCCCACAGGGCTCTCGTGCTGCACAGCTACGCCGCAGCGGTAACGCTTCGCGTTTCAGAAGGCGACTGCGCTCTGCATATAGTTCCCATGTTCCACGCCAACGCCTGGGGAGGCCCCTTTGCCTGTGTCGGTTTCGGCTGCAAGCAGATTCTCCCGGGGCGGGAAACGATCAACATGGAGGCAATCTGCAAAGCCATCGCCGATGAAAAGGTAACCTTCACGGCTGGGGTCCCGACCATCTGGCTTATGCTTTACAACTATCTTGAAAATGGCGGGAAATACGATTTCTCGTCACTCAAGACCATTGTTTCCGGTGGCTCTGCGTGTCCCCGCTTTCTCATGGAAACGCTGAATGAAAAGTACGGCTTTCCGATCATGCAGGCCTACGGCATGACCGAGGCCTCACCGTTGGCAATGGTGGCCGCACCGAAAAGCACGATGACCAACCTTCCTATGGATAAACTCTACAGCGTTAAATCAAGCGCCGGTCTGCTGGCAACCGGTCTGGAGATGAAAATAGTCAACGAAACCGGTCAGGAGGTAAAAAATGATGGAAAGCAGTGGGGAGAAATCCTCCTGCGGGGGCCATGGATAGCTGACCAATACTACAAGGCGCCGGAGATATCGAAGAAAGTTTTTGAGGGAGGCTGGTTCCACACCGGCGACATTGGAACGATAGACGAAGATGGCTACGTTTACCTCGTTGATCGGACAAAAGACCTTGTGAAGAGCGGGGGCGAGTGGATATCCTCTGTTGACCTGGAAAATCTCATAATGGCCCACCCGGCGGTAGCCGAGGCCGCCGTAATCGGCATCCCCCACAGCAAATGGGTTGAACGCCCTTTGGGCTGCGTTGTCCTGAATGCGGGGCAATCCGCAACCGCAGAGGAGCTCAGGGAATTCTTGCGGGATAAGGTCAAGGCATCCTGGTGGATCCCCGACCATTTTGCCTTCCTCGACGTTATCCCTAAAACAAGCGTCGGAAAATTCAGCAAAAAAGAGCTTCGGGAAATGGTTGCTACAGGCCGGATCATGCTTCCGCCGGAATAG
- a CDS encoding metal ABC transporter permease gives MTDILSYEFMQNALFAAILASIACGLIGPFIVARRMVFISGGLSHTAFGGLGIAYWLGIRPIYGATVFVLAAALFLSSLEEKKLSQNDLFIGIFWAVGVAIGIVFVHLTPGYAPDLLSFLFGNILTVPRTDVAIMLIIVFIVVITVAIFYKGFVAIALDEEFAQARHLPVQGLKTGLTVLAALTIVTLIQVVGILLVIALLTIPVAIASELSMNFRKIIVLAIFFGIASCLLGLFISYSLEFPSGASIILTSGILLAIVKSVKGIAKRSKSAYVQ, from the coding sequence GTGACCGACATCTTATCCTACGAGTTCATGCAAAACGCGCTTTTCGCCGCCATCCTGGCCAGCATCGCCTGCGGCCTGATCGGCCCTTTTATCGTTGCCCGGAGGATGGTTTTCATCAGCGGCGGGCTCAGTCACACCGCCTTCGGCGGACTCGGCATCGCTTACTGGCTGGGGATAAGGCCCATTTACGGGGCAACTGTCTTCGTACTTGCGGCAGCTCTCTTTCTGAGCTCGCTCGAAGAGAAGAAACTCAGTCAAAACGACCTTTTCATCGGGATATTTTGGGCCGTAGGCGTCGCCATCGGCATTGTTTTTGTCCATCTGACCCCCGGCTACGCCCCCGATCTGCTGAGCTTCCTTTTCGGAAACATCCTGACCGTTCCCCGAACGGATGTAGCTATCATGCTCATCATCGTTTTTATCGTCGTTATAACCGTCGCGATCTTCTACAAAGGTTTTGTCGCCATCGCCCTCGATGAGGAATTCGCCCAGGCCAGACATCTGCCTGTTCAAGGACTGAAAACCGGCCTTACCGTCCTTGCCGCCCTCACTATCGTGACCTTGATCCAGGTCGTCGGCATTCTTCTCGTCATCGCTCTCTTGACCATCCCCGTTGCGATTGCCTCCGAGCTGTCCATGAACTTCCGCAAAATTATTGTCCTTGCCATTTTCTTCGGAATCGCAAGCTGTCTGCTCGGCCTTTTTATCTCATACTCCCTTGAGTTTCCCTCCGGCGCCTCGATTATCCTCACCAGCGGGATATTGCTGGCCATCGTCAAGAGTGTGAAAGGGATAGCGAAACGAAGCAAATCAGCTTATGTTCAATAA
- a CDS encoding metal ABC transporter ATP-binding protein, producing the protein MESIIKVENVAYGYGKRAVLEDVSLQIWERDFILIIGPNGGGKSTLLKLILGILTPWSGKISFRGDAKNRLGYVPQTTGFNRSFPISVLDMVRTGCIHGDNYLKQSSRESIEKSRSILQKLSLDDKLNDNITDLSGGQLQRVLIARALVAAPIALFLDEPTTALDIASQTDLIDILGKLQQEMSIVVVTHDPTPYANIYQHIACLNTNIYCHERGELSETTLEKVYGCPVELLGHGIPHTLLPSHQEVKKT; encoded by the coding sequence ATGGAAAGCATCATTAAGGTTGAGAACGTCGCCTATGGCTACGGGAAAAGAGCCGTACTGGAGGATGTGTCGTTACAGATATGGGAACGAGATTTTATCCTCATCATCGGCCCGAATGGGGGGGGGAAGTCAACCCTGCTGAAATTGATCCTCGGCATTCTCACCCCCTGGTCGGGAAAAATAAGTTTCCGCGGCGATGCCAAAAATCGCCTCGGCTATGTCCCTCAGACGACGGGATTCAACCGAAGCTTTCCTATTTCCGTTCTGGACATGGTCCGCACCGGCTGTATCCACGGGGACAACTATCTGAAGCAAAGCTCCCGGGAAAGCATTGAAAAAAGCAGAAGCATTTTGCAGAAACTTTCTCTTGATGATAAACTGAACGACAACATCACCGACCTTTCCGGCGGCCAGTTGCAGCGGGTTCTGATCGCCCGCGCCCTCGTCGCCGCCCCGATCGCCCTGTTCCTCGACGAACCGACAACCGCCCTGGACATAGCCTCGCAGACAGACCTGATCGACATCCTTGGAAAATTGCAGCAGGAAATGAGCATCGTCGTCGTTACCCACGACCCGACCCCGTATGCAAATATCTATCAACACATAGCCTGTCTCAACACAAACATCTACTGCCATGAACGGGGGGAGTTGAGCGAAACGACTCTGGAGAAGGTTTACGGCTGCCCGGTGGAACTGCTGGGACACGGAATCCCCCATACGCTCCTGCCCTCTCATCAGGAGGTGAAAAAAACGTGA
- a CDS encoding zinc ABC transporter substrate-binding protein has protein sequence MMKKQFPIIITAFLMFFVTFPAFAASEKIDIAVSVPPQAYFAERIGKNHVSTHIMIPGGANPDTYEPTPRQLINLSHSRMYVKVGAPTFPFEKKFLLTFLDRNPHLTIIDSSAGLKLRTGDPHTWTSPASVRIAAANIAKALVIYDPSHKDEYERNLAEFLAEIDRLDQGIRKSLQGKGGYSFMVYHPAWGYFADEYNLVQIPIEEEGKPGNAARIRGIIDLARKKGMRDVLVQKGFDARNARTIARELGGRIFEVNPLGRNWPSELRTFTGALTHVLTK, from the coding sequence ATGATGAAAAAACAATTTCCCATCATTATTACGGCATTTTTGATGTTTTTTGTAACATTCCCCGCCTTCGCCGCCTCCGAAAAGATCGACATCGCCGTCAGCGTCCCGCCGCAGGCCTATTTCGCGGAACGGATTGGGAAAAATCACGTCTCTACTCATATCATGATCCCCGGCGGCGCGAATCCGGACACCTACGAACCAACCCCCCGGCAGCTCATCAACCTTTCCCACTCACGAATGTATGTAAAGGTCGGAGCGCCGACTTTCCCCTTCGAGAAGAAATTCCTCTTGACCTTCCTTGATCGCAATCCCCACCTGACCATAATTGACTCCTCCGCAGGGTTGAAATTGCGCACGGGCGACCCGCATACCTGGACCTCGCCGGCGTCGGTGCGAATCGCCGCCGCTAATATTGCCAAAGCCCTTGTAATCTATGACCCTTCCCACAAGGATGAGTATGAAAGAAATTTGGCGGAGTTTCTTGCGGAGATCGACCGTCTGGATCAAGGGATCAGAAAGTCGCTGCAAGGCAAGGGCGGCTACAGCTTTATGGTTTACCACCCGGCCTGGGGATACTTTGCCGACGAATACAACCTCGTTCAGATTCCGATTGAAGAAGAGGGAAAACCGGGCAATGCCGCCCGCATCCGCGGCATTATCGATCTCGCGCGAAAAAAGGGCATGCGCGACGTGCTGGTTCAAAAAGGTTTTGACGCCAGGAACGCCCGAACTATTGCCCGTGAGCTGGGGGGGAGGATTTTCGAGGTGAATCCGCTCGGGCGCAACTGGCCAAGCGAGTTGAGAACATTCACCGGCGCGCTGACGCACGTTCTGACAAAATAG
- a CDS encoding transcriptional repressor, with amino-acid sequence MRTEQCDASETLKNSGLAKTAQRMAVLESLLGTDHPLNANEILQQTTGEIRINRVTVYRILSSLRDSGIIREIENGHGISSYEMACAHNPVHPHFRCRSCGRIICLPSLTLSQAWDWLAQPADFSIEKIDVQLTGICAPCQQAENSNTLASIPADHTERQM; translated from the coding sequence ATGAGAACAGAACAGTGCGACGCTTCTGAAACCCTAAAAAATTCGGGACTTGCGAAGACAGCGCAGAGAATGGCCGTTCTGGAATCGCTGCTCGGCACTGACCACCCGCTCAACGCAAATGAAATCCTCCAGCAAACGACCGGGGAAATCAGGATCAACCGGGTTACCGTTTACCGCATCCTTTCATCCCTTCGTGACAGCGGCATCATCAGGGAAATAGAAAACGGACATGGAATCAGCTCTTATGAAATGGCCTGCGCCCATAATCCGGTTCACCCCCATTTCCGCTGCCGGAGCTGCGGGCGCATCATCTGCCTGCCTTCGTTAACCCTTTCTCAAGCTTGGGATTGGCTGGCCCAGCCCGCCGATTTTTCTATCGAGAAAATCGACGTGCAACTGACGGGGATTTGCGCGCCCTGCCAACAGGCAGAAAATAGCAACACGCTTGCATCCATTCCTGCTGACCATACTGAGCGTCAAATGTAA